From a single Daphnia pulex isolate KAP4 chromosome 2, ASM2113471v1 genomic region:
- the LOC124188995 gene encoding helicase SEN1-like, whose product MEACRPIDVIIGLSVTVGLIERADNPSGDRELSVYVSKKSKGGSPKKDDLSSAGKSAQKHHSKPSRPSKTHAKDSRIGMETKGNVGKASKEVTQHQKSRNISSEEEEDETSLLKKISMKETDAEILNPLVKSGPFNEKERGTEPRIKYPPTKKVKFSLATVDDSSSKETDNQSAEHEPILTSPCQQQTVLSTQQPAKTVPKPFERLKRLPPKTIEHPVDKVALINDLIYRIINWKYDWIEVSNMFKDETFPIMNAVQGKGYKSLPELSLIPVGSAYSTLEDYCSTFTSLILHEVWATLCENVGTGESQSLTSLIHPDPTFCNGFTLLLCEALSPTRITNMDLFSITFNTSRQKPPKKIFAVAEHVRYRSWEIGEIDPRLLKTCQDPNIPITSFVLRILMYHVPPNLGSIFTVTRISRLNTVFKQIIQIAELARSPLCEVILHPSDYEDAFKLDAVLDDNHAFLNPIQYKAVASITKEVSSAEREPKVALLQGPPGTGKTRVIVEMIKRVRCMHYETTGCYPCILVCAPSNNAIDEIANHLMNEIDSKYDIVRIGVPATMNPDVVRISLDKLSGKKLRDDAAKTTSSESRHLLTLKAESNTLQRKKKKLVAAILNANKNGSSDEAQMIEKKLAKLQVDIDKVERSYQDRFLTHLELLNTQNNLRAMRQKVLSQANIICSTLNSSRSKEMEQLFLEPASSKRFLCCIIDESSQCTEPESLMPLAFGMSKLVCWNKDVNFSIQGK is encoded by the exons ATGGAGGCTTGTCGTCCAATTGATGTTATAATCGGACTAAGTGTAACCGTAGGTCTTATTGAACGTGCAGACAACCCCAGTGGCGACAGAGAACTAAGT GTCTACGTAAGCAAGAAATCCAAAGGAGGGTCACCCAAGAAAGATGATTTGAGTTCGGCGGGCAAATCTGCACAAAAACATCACTCAAAACCCTCGAGACCATCCAAGACTCACGCTAAAGATTCCCGAATTGGAATGGAAACCAAAGGAAACGTAGGAAAGGCATCAAAAGAAGTTACGCAACACCAAAAATCTCGGAATATTTCTtcggaggaggaagaagatgaaacaagCTTATTAAAGAAAATCTCTATGAAGGAAACTGACGCGGAAATATTGAATCCGCTTGTGAAGTCCGGTCCTTttaacgaaaaagaaagaggaactGAACCAAGGATTAAGTATCCACCCACcaagaaagtaaaattttctctcgCTACTGTTGATGATTCATCTAGTAAGGAAACGGATAACCAATCAGCGGAACATGAACCAATTCTAACCTCACCGTGCCAGCAACAGACTGTCCTGTCTACCCAGCAACCGGCAAAAACAGTTCCCAAGCCATTTGAACGTCTAAAACGTCTTCCTCCGAAAACTATTGAACATCCCGTCGATAAGGTTGCATTAATTAACGACTTAATCTACAGGATAATTAACTGGAAATATGACTGGATTGAa GTATCAAACATGTTTAAGGATGAGACGTTTCCAATTATGAATGCAGTACAAGGAAAGGGTTATAAAAGTCTTCCAGAGCTCTCGCTGATACCAGTTGGTTCAGCGTATTCCACTCTAGAAGATTACTGTAGCACTTTCACCTCTCTTATTCTCCACGAGGTATGGGCTACTCTTTGTGAGAATGTGGGGACAGGCGAATCCCAATCTTTAACTTCGTTGATCCACCCGGACCCTACGTTTTGCAATGGCTTCACTCTTCTTCTGTGTGAAGCTCTGTCGCCTACAAGAATAACAAATATGGACCTCTTTTCCATCACATTCAATACTTCACGCCAGAAACCCCctaagaaaatttttgctgTTGCCGAACACGTGAGATACCGGAGCTGGGAGATTGGTGAAATTGATCCACGCCTGTTAAAAACTTGTCAGGACCCTAACATTCCCATTACATCGTTCGTTTTGCGGATTTTAATGTATCATGTCCCTCCAAACCTGGGCAGTATTTTCACTGTCACTAGAATATCACGACTTAACACGGtctttaaacaaataattcaaatcgCCGAGTTAGCTCGTTCCCCATTATGCGAAGTTATCCTTCATCCCAGCGATTATGAAGATGCATTCAAGTTGGACGCAGTGCTGGATGATAATCATGCTTTTTTGAATCCTATTCAATATAAAGCTGTGGCGTCTATAACAAAGGAAGTAAGCTCAGCAGAACGCGAACCCAAAGTTGCCCTTTTACAGGGACCCCCAG GTACTGGAAAAACGCGCGTCATTGTGGAAATGATTAAACGCGTGAGGTGTATGCATTACGAAACAACCGGCTGCTACCCATGCATTCTAGTATGTGCACCTTCTAACAACGCAATTGATGAGATAGCAAATCACCTTATGAACGAAATTGATTCGAAATACGACA TTGTACGCATTGGTGTGCCAGCGACCATGAATCCTGACGTTGTTAGAATTTCTCTTGATAAATTATCGGGGAAAAAACTACGAGATGATGCTGCTAAAACAACTTCCTCGGAAAGTAGACATCTTCTAACTTTGAAAGCCGAATCAAATACtctccagagaaaaaaaaaaaaattagtagcTGCAATTCTTAATGCTAACaag AATGGATCTTCAGATGAAGCTCagatgattgaaaaaaaattggcaaagcTACAAGTTGATATTGACAAAGTGGAAAGGTCTTATCAAGATCGCTTTCTGACCCACCTCGAGTTACTGAACACTCAAAACAATCTTCGTGCGATGCGACAAAAAGTGCTGTCTCAAGCAAACATTATTTGCTCGACGCTCAATTCCTCTCGCAGTAAAGAAATGGAGCAGCTTTTTCTTGA GCCAGCGTCTAGCAAACGATTTCTCTGTTGCATAATCGACGAATCGTCCCAGTGTACCGAGCCAGAATCTCTCATGCCGCTCGCCTTCGGAATGAGCAAGCTTGTGTGTTGGAACAAGGATGTCAACTTTAGTATTCAAGGTAAATAA
- the LOC124203607 gene encoding tetratricopeptide repeat protein 7B-like isoform X1 has translation MTSKKSTGKLEIDVQKLRDEGNWKKLIELTEGGKIGINDQLGNFLLGEAKLEQYLEEHMPYDASSDVIAASKTGLSEAKQFLTLSAGIEGSRTTGSMDAQLLLAKLHFACGEYNEALQFLSEAGLDQLTEKPLPVRSLKIIAESFAVQALALEKIPVGTSFGKTPESKEQQLLKSMETAGDIALLYLQEQDKLQGQSNWSIATSGSNSPLPPLNEQRIGMLLETALLRAPLIHIKAQKWSEAIARYRTVLRAMESSATQTLRLTFARQLAEVLLRKMCQGNYWAVSSAKGPNSHWKSKYYTGSSLFSPRDVNEEVFLLLLLSEAMAVRDAVLSQSPEFRDLRKASMRNATVVYDLLIVCCIQHGQTAMLCESLERALKFSFEDAHIWSQFSYSLIAAGKFNKAVLVLKEVARLCPSNPLPCLMAAKVCLEHLNLIDDGFNLATEAVRRAVKQDSNISSRACLIRGVACFIKWRQSRIQPLKQNWMTECLKSLRESADHDPHDHLVHFYLALTHSFCRQVTQALTEVRMALRLRGEHLPSLLLLSLLLSTSAASPSSQISSSSTANGDDEEESHVNQCQGALSLAEATLEEYPNNFDLLYIKTLLEERCFGGEVALGTAKHMLALWKQLYEDSSSGGPVASESNPNNVSHSYSNYDTRSLAMSAISAQHISNDANERESSIYAQSVAAARAEQALSDVTSSMCSSLPKPGPAWHVQLKIWLLTGELYVRLGKCEEALACAQEAALLSPASHHVMYLRGLIHESKNEFAEAKTYFKNATSLSPFHIPSLQHLGLCVHYLGSHRLAEKTLRETVRLDPVAENSWYNLGKVLEAMGDYDLAARSYSTALEVQKSSPVAPFSAVPLCFE, from the exons ATGACTAGCAAGAAATCTACAGGAAAATTAGAAATAGATGTGCAGAAACTACGAGATGAAGGGAATTGGAAAAAGTTAATCGAATTAACAGAAGgtggaaaaattggaattaaTG ATCAATTGGGTAATTTTCTACTCGGAGAAGCCAAACTGGAGCAATATCTAGAAGAACATATGCCATATGATGCGTCCAGTGATGTGATTGCTGCATCCAAAACTGGATTGAGTGAAGCAAAGCAATTTTTGACTCTATCAGCGGGAATAGAAGGATCTAGGACGACAGGGTCTATGGATGCTCAACTGTTATTGGCAAAATTACATTTTGCATGTG GAGAATACAATGAAGCTTTGCAGTTCTTGTCTGAGGCAGGCCTGGATCAGCTGACTGAGAAGCCTCTACCTGTCCGCAGTCTCAAAATCATTGCTGAATCTTTTGCTGTGCAAGCATTAGCTTTAGAAAAGATTCCTGTTGGAACCTCATTTGGGAAAACACCTGAAAGCAAAGAACAACAACTTCTCAAAAGTATGGAAACAGCTGGTGACATTGCACTGTTGTATTTACAAGAGCAAGATAAATTACAGG GTCAAAGTAATTGGAGTATTGCAACATCAGGATCAAATTCACCTCTACCCCCTTTAAATGAACAGAGAATAGGAATGCTTCTTGAAACAGCATTGCTAAGGGCTCCTTTGATTCACATCAAAGCTCAGAAGTGGAGTGAAGCGATTGCCAGATACCGGACCGTTTTACGCGCCATGGAATCATCTGCAACTCAGACACTGCGTTTGACTTTTGCGAGACAATTGGCAGAGGTTTTACTACGCAAAATGTGCCAA GGAAATTATTGGGCTGTAAGCTCAGCAAAAGGTCCAAACAGTCACTGGAAATCGAAATACTACACTGGTTCTAGCCTATTTTCGCCGCGCGATGTAAACGaagaagtttttcttcttctgctcttGAGCGAGGCTATGGCGGTCCGAGATGCGGTCTTGAGCCAATCGCCCGAATTTCGTGATCTCCGCAAAGCCTCGATGCGAAACGCAACCGTCGTGTACGATTTGTTAATCGTTTGTTGCATTCAGCACGGGCAGACTGCCATGCTGTGCGAGTCGCTGGAGCGAGCTTTGAAATTCTCCTTCGAGGATGCGCATATTTGGTCGCAATTTTCCTATTCACTAATTGCTGCAGGGAAATTCAACAAAGCCGTTCTGGTTTTAAAG GAAGTTGCACGATTATGTCCGAGCAATCCTCTCCCTTGTTTAATGGCAGCCAAGGTGTGCCTGGAACATCTCAATCTTATTGATGATGGGTTCAATCTGGCCACGGAGGCAGTCCGACGAGCGGTGAAACAGGATTCTAATATCAGTTCCAG AGCGTGCTTGATAAGAGGAGTTGCATGTTTTATCAAGTGGCGCCAGAGTCGGATTCAACCGCTGAAGCAAAACTGGATGACGGAATGTCTAAAATCGCTGCGTGAGTCGGCCGACCACGATCCCCATGATCACCTGGTTCATTTTTACTTGGCCCTAACGCACTCCTTCTGCCGGCAAGTGACTCAAGCTCTAACCGAAGTGCGGATGGCTCTGCGTTTGCGTGGGGAGCACCTCCCGTCTTTGCTTCTCCTTTCGCTTCTGCTTTCCACCTCAGCTGCATCACCGTCGTcgcaaatttcttcttcttccaccgcTAATGGTGATGACGAGGAGGAATCGCATGTGAATCAGTGCCAAGGAGCGCTCTCGTTGGCGGAAGCTACCCTGGAAGAATACCCAAACAATTTCGACTTGCTCTATATCAAAACGCTGTTGGAAGAACGTTGTTTCGGTGGCGAAGTTGCGCTCGGCACCGCCAAACACATG cTGGCTTTGTGGAAGCAACTTTACGAGGATTCGTCATCGGGTGGGCCGGTGGCCAGTGAGAGCAATCCAAACAACGTCAGTCACAGTTACAGCAACTACGATACTAGAAGCCTCGCAATGAGTGCTATTTCGGCCCAACATATTTCCAATGACGCCAATGAGCGTGAAA GTTCAATTTACGCCCAGTCAGTAGCTGCGGCCCGTGCCGAACAGGCGTTGTCGGACGTGACGTCATCTATGTGTTCCAGTTTGCCTAAGCCGGGTCCGGCTTGGCACGTTCAGCTTAAAATTTGGCTTTTGACCGGAGAGTTGTACGTCAGGCTAGGAAAATGTGAAGAGGCACTCGCTTGTGCCCAGGAGGCTGCACTTTTAAGTCCCGCCTCTCACCACGTCATGTACCTG CGTGGCCTCATTCATGAATCAAAGAACGAGTTCGCAGAAGCCAAGACGTATTTTAAGAACGCTACGTCATTGAGCCCATTTCACATTCCCAGTCTTCAACATCTT GGTCTCTGTGTCCACTACCTAGGCAGTCATCGTTTAGCTGAAAAAACACTCAGGGAAACTGTTCGCCTCGACCCTGTTGCTGAGAACTCTTG GTATAACTTGGGAAAAGTTTTGGAAGCCATGGGAGACTACGACTTGGCGGCGCGTAGCTACTCTACGGCATTGGAAGTCCAAAAAAGTAGTCCTGTTGCCCCTTTTAGTGCTGTTCCATTGTGTTTTGAATAA
- the LOC124203607 gene encoding tetratricopeptide repeat protein 7B-like isoform X2: MTSKKSTGKLEIDVQKLRDEGNWKKLIELTEGGKIGINDQLGNFLLGEAKLEQYLEEHMPYDASSDVIAASKTGLSEAKQFLTLSAGIEGSRTTGSMDAQLLLAKLHFACGEYNEALQFLSEAGLDQLTEKPLPVRSLKIIAESFAVQALALEKIPVGTSFGKTPESKEQQLLKSMETAGDIALLYLQEQDKLQGQSNWSIATSGSNSPLPPLNEQRIGMLLETALLRAPLIHIKAQKWSEAIARYRTVLRAMESSATQTLRLTFARQLAEVLLRKMCQGNYWAVSSAKGPNSHWKSKYYTGSSLFSPRDVNEEVFLLLLLSEAMAVRDAVLSQSPEFRDLRKASMRNATVVYDLLIVCCIQHGQTAMLCESLERALKFSFEDAHIWSQFSYSLIAAGKFNKAVLVLKEVARLCPSNPLPCLMAAKVCLEHLNLIDDGFNLATEAVRRAVKQDSNISSRACLIRGVACFIKWRQSRIQPLKQNWMTECLKSLRESADHDPHDHLVHFYLALTHSFCRQVTQALTEVRMALRLRGEHLPSLLLLSLLLSTSAASPSSQISSSSTANGDDEEESHVNQCQGALSLAEATLEEYPNNFDLLYIKTLLEERCFGGEVALGTAKHMLALWKQLYEDSSSGGPVASESNPNNVSHSYSNYDTRSLAMSAISAQHISNDANERESSIYAQSVAAARAEQALSDVTSSMCSSLPKPGPAWHVQLKIWLLTGELYVRLGKCEEALACAQEAALLSPASHHVMYLRGLIHESKNEFAEAKTYFKNATSLSPFHIPSLQHLGLCVHYLGSHRLAEKTLRETVRLDPVAENSWYNLGKVLEAMGDYDLAARSYSTALEVQKSSPVAPFSAVPLCFE; encoded by the exons ATGACTAGCAAGAAATCTACAGGAAAATTAGAAATAGATGTGCAGAAACTACGAGATGAAGGGAATTGGAAAAAGTTAATCGAATTAACAGAAGgtggaaaaattggaattaaTG ATCAATTGGGTAATTTTCTACTCGGAGAAGCCAAACTGGAGCAATATCTAGAAGAACATATGCCATATGATGCGTCCAGTGATGTGATTGCTGCATCCAAAACTGGATTGAGTGAAGCAAAGCAATTTTTGACTCTATCAGCGGGAATAGAAGGATCTAGGACGACAGGGTCTATGGATGCTCAACTGTTATTGGCAAAATTACATTTTGCATGTG GAGAATACAATGAAGCTTTGCAGTTCTTGTCTGAGGCAGGCCTGGATCAGCTGACTGAGAAGCCTCTACCTGTCCGCAGTCTCAAAATCATTGCTGAATCTTTTGCTGTGCAAGCATTAGCTTTAGAAAAGATTCCTGTTGGAACCTCATTTGGGAAAACACCTGAAAGCAAAGAACAACAACTTCTCAAAAGTATGGAAACAGCTGGTGACATTGCACTGTTGTATTTACAAGAGCAAGATAAATTACAGG GTCAAAGTAATTGGAGTATTGCAACATCAGGATCAAATTCACCTCTACCCCCTTTAAATGAACAGAGAATAGGAATGCTTCTTGAAACAGCATTGCTAAGGGCTCCTTTGATTCACATCAAAGCTCAGAAGTGGAGTGAAGCGATTGCCAGATACCGGACCGTTTTACGCGCCATGGAATCATCTGCAACTCAGACACTGCGTTTGACTTTTGCGAGACAATTGGCAGAGGTTTTACTACGCAAAATGTG TCAGGGAAATTATTGGGCTGTAAGCTCAGCAAAAGGTCCAAACAGTCACTGGAAATCGAAATACTACACTGGTTCTAGCCTATTTTCGCCGCGCGATGTAAACGaagaagtttttcttcttctgctcttGAGCGAGGCTATGGCGGTCCGAGATGCGGTCTTGAGCCAATCGCCCGAATTTCGTGATCTCCGCAAAGCCTCGATGCGAAACGCAACCGTCGTGTACGATTTGTTAATCGTTTGTTGCATTCAGCACGGGCAGACTGCCATGCTGTGCGAGTCGCTGGAGCGAGCTTTGAAATTCTCCTTCGAGGATGCGCATATTTGGTCGCAATTTTCCTATTCACTAATTGCTGCAGGGAAATTCAACAAAGCCGTTCTGGTTTTAAAG GAAGTTGCACGATTATGTCCGAGCAATCCTCTCCCTTGTTTAATGGCAGCCAAGGTGTGCCTGGAACATCTCAATCTTATTGATGATGGGTTCAATCTGGCCACGGAGGCAGTCCGACGAGCGGTGAAACAGGATTCTAATATCAGTTCCAG AGCGTGCTTGATAAGAGGAGTTGCATGTTTTATCAAGTGGCGCCAGAGTCGGATTCAACCGCTGAAGCAAAACTGGATGACGGAATGTCTAAAATCGCTGCGTGAGTCGGCCGACCACGATCCCCATGATCACCTGGTTCATTTTTACTTGGCCCTAACGCACTCCTTCTGCCGGCAAGTGACTCAAGCTCTAACCGAAGTGCGGATGGCTCTGCGTTTGCGTGGGGAGCACCTCCCGTCTTTGCTTCTCCTTTCGCTTCTGCTTTCCACCTCAGCTGCATCACCGTCGTcgcaaatttcttcttcttccaccgcTAATGGTGATGACGAGGAGGAATCGCATGTGAATCAGTGCCAAGGAGCGCTCTCGTTGGCGGAAGCTACCCTGGAAGAATACCCAAACAATTTCGACTTGCTCTATATCAAAACGCTGTTGGAAGAACGTTGTTTCGGTGGCGAAGTTGCGCTCGGCACCGCCAAACACATG cTGGCTTTGTGGAAGCAACTTTACGAGGATTCGTCATCGGGTGGGCCGGTGGCCAGTGAGAGCAATCCAAACAACGTCAGTCACAGTTACAGCAACTACGATACTAGAAGCCTCGCAATGAGTGCTATTTCGGCCCAACATATTTCCAATGACGCCAATGAGCGTGAAA GTTCAATTTACGCCCAGTCAGTAGCTGCGGCCCGTGCCGAACAGGCGTTGTCGGACGTGACGTCATCTATGTGTTCCAGTTTGCCTAAGCCGGGTCCGGCTTGGCACGTTCAGCTTAAAATTTGGCTTTTGACCGGAGAGTTGTACGTCAGGCTAGGAAAATGTGAAGAGGCACTCGCTTGTGCCCAGGAGGCTGCACTTTTAAGTCCCGCCTCTCACCACGTCATGTACCTG CGTGGCCTCATTCATGAATCAAAGAACGAGTTCGCAGAAGCCAAGACGTATTTTAAGAACGCTACGTCATTGAGCCCATTTCACATTCCCAGTCTTCAACATCTT GGTCTCTGTGTCCACTACCTAGGCAGTCATCGTTTAGCTGAAAAAACACTCAGGGAAACTGTTCGCCTCGACCCTGTTGCTGAGAACTCTTG GTATAACTTGGGAAAAGTTTTGGAAGCCATGGGAGACTACGACTTGGCGGCGCGTAGCTACTCTACGGCATTGGAAGTCCAAAAAAGTAGTCCTGTTGCCCCTTTTAGTGCTGTTCCATTGTGTTTTGAATAA
- the LOC124209639 gene encoding twitchin-like, protein MNYFGYFSLTDVPGAPEDISVHDIFQDSFVLKWKKPKDDGGMPIVNYIIERQDLSVKGGWNPVGESPVNQPLSFKCERLINKKEYKFRVVAVNKMRNSEPVYFPKSSLPKILGVRFNSGFESSIYSHLVF, encoded by the exons ATGAACTATTTTGGTTACTTTTCATTAACAGATGTGCCAGGCGCACCTGAAGACATTTCAGTTCATGATATATTCCAAGATTCTTTCGTTCTCAAGTGGAAGAAACCAAAGGATGACGGTGGTATGCCCATTGTCAACTATATCATCGAGCGCCAGGACTTGTCTGTCAAGG GTGGATGGAATCCGGTTGGTGAATCCCCAGTCAATCAGCCTCTATCTTTCAAGTGTGAAAGATTAATCAACAAGAAAGAATACAAATTCCGTGTTGTGGCTGTAAACAAGATGAGAAATTCAGAGCCGGTCTATTTCCCAAAGTCTTCCTTGCCAAAGATCCTTGGGGTAAGGTTCAATAGTGGATTTGAATCTTCAATTTACTCACATTTGGTATTTTAA
- the LOC124203621 gene encoding uncharacterized protein LOC124203621 translates to MLLSKRSAMEVFPFLLLFLTTSLTGGVSALKMVQVKVPLAALSGHSVQLECIFSLDGESLYAVKWYRGVDEFYRYVPAEEPHATVFGLNGIEVDLDESNANRLVLRSITAETAGRFRCEVSAEAPSFETVSGHADMTVVQLPQRGPVIAGGKPRYSVGDQVDLNCTSMRSSPATNLTWYINGEPAERHHLKFYPIAEDIDGLETSMLGLHFVIKTRHFRKGDLKFKCTATLAALYWQSNEASAEPDRPVHHQRSSSSEVYLDSHRTSTLASAALTVHFCGPLQRSALSACFLIVMLIYAVSLS, encoded by the exons gtgGAGTTTCGGCTCTGAAGATGGTCCAGGTCAAAGTCCCATTGGCGGCACTATCGGGTCACAGTGTACAGCTGGAGTGTATCTTTTCTCTTGATGGCGAATCTCTTTACGCTGTCAAATGGTACAGAGGTGTCGACGAGTTTTACCGCTACGTGCCCGCTGAGGAACCACATGCTACAGTCTTCGGTCTAAATGGAATAGAAGTCGAC CTAGATGAATCAAACGCTAATCGATTGGTGTTGCGATCGATCACAGCCGAGACGGCCGGTCGCTTCCGCTGTGAGGTGTCGGCCGAAGCGCCCTCGTTCGAAACCGTTTCCGGTCACGCCGACATGACAGTAGTCC AACTTCCTCAACGCGGACCAGTCATTGCAGGGGGTAAGCCACGCTACTCTGTCGGAGATCAAGTCGATCTGAATTGCACGTCAATGCGCTCCTCACCCGCTACCAACCTCACCTGGTACATCAACGGAGAACCG GCCGAGCGACATCATTTGAAGTTCTATCCGATTGCCGAAGACATCGACGGGTTGGAAACGTCCATGCTCGGCCTCCATTTCGTCATCAAGACGCGGCACTTTCGAAAGGGCGatctcaaattcaaatgtacCGCCACACTGGCAGCTCTCTATTGGCAGAGCAACGAAGCTTCCGCCGAGCCGGATCGCCCTGTCCATCACCAACGTTCGTCCTCCTCTGAAGTTTATCTGGACAGCCACCGCACATCGACATTGGCATCAGCAGCTCTCACCGTTCACTTTTGTG GGCCACTGCAACGATCCGCTCTTTCGGCGTGCTTTCTAATTGTGATGCTGATCTACGCAGTCAGCTTGAGTTAA